In Carnobacterium sp. CP1, the following are encoded in one genomic region:
- a CDS encoding GNAT family N-acetyltransferase has translation MHIDPHRLNSAIKEKRVLIIERDELIGWLRFSYFWDSIPFIDMLYILEPFRNKKYGTALIDSFEWDMKLRGFNEIMTSTASEEYSQHLYHKLGFKSVGGFFPPKETYEIILTKNII, from the coding sequence ATGCATATAGACCCTCATAGATTAAATTCTGCAATTAAAGAAAAAAGAGTTCTTATCATTGAAAGAGATGAATTAATCGGTTGGCTAAGATTCAGCTATTTTTGGGATTCAATTCCTTTTATTGATATGCTCTATATCCTTGAACCATTTAGAAATAAAAAATATGGAACTGCTCTAATAGATTCCTTTGAATGGGATATGAAATTACGTGGTTTTAATGAAATTATGACTTCTACCGCTAGTGAAGAATATTCACAGCATTTATACCATAAACTTGGCTTTAAATCTGTTGGAGGCTTTTTTCCTCCTAAAGAAACTTATGAAATTATTTTAACGAAAAATATTATTTAG
- a CDS encoding nucleoside/nucleotide kinase family protein, with translation MSAKDKFPFIFVDFPFGYKHKALKPYITKAVYLKTPLDVAFARQLIRDYSDKSVEEILIWAQTYVDSARQIFIDYDAFVSEDVDLIIDGTLPLIEQLNSIKKVMQVTN, from the coding sequence TTGTCAGCTAAAGATAAATTTCCATTTATTTTTGTAGACTTCCCTTTTGGATATAAACATAAGGCATTAAAACCATACATTACTAAAGCCGTGTATTTAAAAACACCCTTAGATGTAGCTTTTGCAAGGCAACTAATTAGAGATTATTCAGACAAATCTGTTGAAGAAATTCTGATTTGGGCCCAAACATATGTAGACTCTGCTCGACAAATTTTTATAGATTATGATGCTTTTGTTAGTGAAGATGTCGATTTAATCATTGATGGTACCCTGCCTTTAATTGAACAGCTTAACTCTATAAAAAAAGTGATGCAGGTGACGAATTAA
- a CDS encoding GNAT family N-acetyltransferase produces the protein MEQQNKSRFVFVAELDGHIAGYVTLVRKAKNGPFQASELPEVADFNVFEKYQKQGIGSSLLAAAENKAEQFSSIITLGVGLHKGYGAAQRIYVKRGTLPDGSGVWFENKNVDSGEACMNNDDLCIYMSKNLKNTNIDYYIRIGGTMNVGKKLCSRG, from the coding sequence TTGGAGCAACAAAATAAAAGCAGATTCGTCTTTGTGGCGGAGTTAGATGGACATATTGCTGGATATGTGACATTAGTAAGAAAAGCAAAGAATGGACCTTTTCAAGCAAGTGAACTACCTGAGGTTGCTGATTTTAATGTTTTTGAAAAGTATCAAAAACAAGGAATTGGAAGTTCCCTACTAGCCGCAGCAGAAAATAAAGCTGAGCAGTTTTCATCTATTATTACTTTAGGAGTTGGATTACACAAAGGATATGGTGCAGCACAACGCATTTACGTAAAACGAGGGACCCTGCCTGATGGGTCTGGAGTCTGGTTTGAAAATAAAAATGTAGATAGTGGAGAAGCTTGTATGAATAATGATGATTTATGCATCTATATGTCTAAAAATTTAAAAAACACTAATATAGACTATTATATAAGGATTGGAGGAACAATGAATGTTGGTAAAAAGCTTTGTAGTCGTGGTTAG
- a CDS encoding DUF2441 domain-containing protein — protein MDYYHLVTRKPMYKGQKIDFGSNHKNRLYYFFLDNGFSDFRGRTFDQAINELDTKVEGNERLFLKNSFEHSSKAIREVITEMVRLEHFPELPSRFECLYGVESLRSLAQWQKTFNSYNREIIQIVKLETSGKIFKGNADLLPSIKNKSFLEKIEQAKLYWSSSSESNLSEVLIGGEITVTEIIEEF, from the coding sequence TTGGACTATTATCATTTAGTTACTAGAAAACCTATGTATAAAGGGCAAAAAATAGATTTTGGAAGCAATCACAAAAATCGATTGTATTATTTCTTTTTAGATAATGGGTTTAGTGATTTCAGAGGCAGAACTTTTGACCAAGCTATTAATGAGTTAGACACTAAGGTAGAAGGAAATGAACGATTGTTTTTAAAAAACTCTTTTGAACATTCTTCCAAAGCTATTAGAGAAGTTATCACTGAGATGGTTCGTCTAGAACATTTTCCAGAATTGCCATCAAGATTTGAATGTTTATACGGCGTGGAAAGTTTGAGGAGCTTAGCTCAGTGGCAAAAAACATTTAACTCCTATAACAGAGAAATAATACAAATTGTTAAACTTGAAACAAGCGGAAAAATTTTTAAAGGAAATGCTGATTTGTTACCATCAATAAAAAATAAGTCATTTCTAGAAAAAATCGAACAAGCAAAACTGTATTGGTCGTCCTCGTCAGAAAGTAATTTATCAGAAGTGTTAATTGGCGGAGAAATAACGGTAACAGAAATCATTGAAGAGTTTTAA